From the genome of Medicago truncatula cultivar Jemalong A17 chromosome 2, MtrunA17r5.0-ANR, whole genome shotgun sequence:
tatttcatatcatataaagaaaataggttCAGAGAGAAACAATTGCAACTGGACCATATTTTACATGTAAATAACTATATTTTGCCATAGAAGGTAGGCGGCCAAAAACAACATATTGGCCACAACACAACAAACAGCCATTAAACAAAGTCAAAAAGACAGCTCATAGAGATAAAACTGTCTAGCAACACAACTAAAACTGTCAATAAATTACCTAGTCAGAATATGTTTCATCATCGTCgtcatcatcgtcatcatctTCTTTGGCACTGTCTTCTACTTCAATATCTTtatcccattcaaaggtaaccTCATCTAAGAAAGGACCATATGCTTCCTCAACTTCTCCAACTAAATCAACAAGACTTCCTTCAAGATTGTCATTTTCAATTGTCACGTGTGATTGTGTGATTGATTCATCTTGGTATGGAACTTCTTTCTCCGGCTTACTATCTTCTAAAGTTTGAATTGTGCTTCTCGCCTTGGTCTTAATCACAGCCAACCaatctttttttccttcaggATACTGTGTGAAGTATACTTGTTTTGCTTGTTGTGCAAATATAAATGGGtcataatgtttatatttcCTAGATGCTCTAACTTCAACATTTCCATAACTATCTACCTTTTTACCTTGATTCAAAGTGGGATCAAACCAATCACATTTGAACAGAACCAACGTCTTTATTGGCCATCCAGTATAGTAAACTTCAACAATGTCAGTTAAGACACCATAGTAATCATTGTCAATTTCCCCATCTTCACCACCTTGAACAGATACGCCACAATTTGTTGTACTCATCCCATTACCATGATCTATGGTATTAAACTTGTATCCATTTACATAATACACTGACCATTTGTTGACTTTTCTCTTGGGCCCCCATGCCAAACTCCTCAAAAAGTTATCTTCAACATGGTTCTTTGAGACCTATTTTGAAAAGTTAGATTAGTTTCAATTAACAAGCAAAGTAAGTAGCATTAATGACACTAGGGAGATTCAATTCACCATACATATTCGCTGAACCAATTAGGAAATGATGTGGAGATTACTTTGTCAACTTCTGAGTCGGCTACACCAAGATCTTGAAGCATATCCGTATACATGCTACATTAAAATCACATGTTTagagatattatattttttcaaagatATTGGTAAATGAAAGAAGTGTACACTTACGACAAAAATGGCTCAACTTCTGGACAATTTAGAAGAACATAGAGATGTGCAGCTTTCATTTCTTTGTCTTGTAGGAAGTAGGTTGTACATTTCCCAGAAGGACGCCCAAGATAATTAAAGATAGACAAAGGTTGTCTGATTGAACAACTTTCGCCTCCATCATCATTCCGTGGCACTCTTGTCCTTCTACAAGTAACATCAGGTGGATAATAGTAAGACGCAAACGTAGAGGCCTCCTCCACTAAGTACGCTTCACAAATAGAGCCCTCGACAGAAGATGAGTTTGTGACCTTATCTTTTAAGGTACGAATAAACCTAATAAAATAACTTGAAGACATTAATACAATTATGAGTGCATAGTGATTACTAAAATAGGACAAGTTTAAGTGACTAACATGAATAGTAACCATATAATTGGTTGAATCACATTTAATCAAAACTAAACAGACAAGTTTAAGTGACTACCATGAATAGTAAGCATAATGATCAAATTGGTTGAATCAACACATTAATCGAAACTAAACAGACAAGTTTAAGTGACTACCATGAAGAGTAAGCATAATGATCAAATTGAGAATGCTTTGTCCATTTCGTGGGAAAAcggaaaaaaaaccaaataacaCCCTGTTCACAATTATTAGTGCATAGtgattacttaaaaaaaaagaaaaagaagatagaTGGCCAACCTTTCAAAAGGATACATCCATCGATATTGCACGGGACCACCAACCCTAGCTTCATACGGTAAATGTATTAGAAGATGCTCCATAGAGTCGAAGAAACTAGGGGGAAATATTTGTTCTAACTTACACAAAATGATTGGGATATTTTTCTCCATTACATGTAAATTCTCCTTTTTTAGTATAGGCGAAGTAAGCTCTCGGAAGAATTGACTAAACTCTGTTAGGGTGTTCCAAATAGGGTCGGGTAGAGATCTGAATGCAATAGGAAGCAAGCGTTGCATGAACACGTGGCAGTCATGACTTTTCATTCCAAATAACTTTGCTTCCCGCAAGTCAACACATCTACATAAGGTAGATGCATACCCATCTGGTAGCTTTAGTTTTCTGACCCATTCACACACAGataatctttgttgttttgttaatgTGTACTTTGCTTTTGGCTTCTTAAGCTTTCCCCCTCCAACATCTTGTAGCTCCAAATCTTTCCTTCTACAAATATCTGCCAAGTCCAATCTAGCATTAAAAGTGTCCTTTGTTTTTCCCTTGGTGTCCATAACAGTATACAAGATATTAAGAAATACATTTCTTTCAATATGCATGACATCTAGATTATGTGGGAGAAGATTTGTCTTCCAATATGGCAACTGCCAAAAGATGGTTTGTTTGGTCCAATTGTGGAGAAGTCCATACCCTGGAAAATCATCATATGGAGGTCCAATTATGCTCGGTAAATCCTTGACCCTTTCCCACATTTCTTCACCGGTCAACCTTTTTGGGGGCGATGATGTCTCATCTTTACTCTTCCTAAAAGCAGTCTTATTCCTCCTATAGCAATGATCAGGTGATAAGAATTGGCGATGACAGTCAAAAAAAGTTGTCTTGTGACTATGTTGAAGGGTAAATGCTTTCGTAGACTCCATACAAATAGGACATGCAAGCCTTCCCATTGTCATCCAACCCGACAACATCCCATATGCAGGAAAGTCATTAATTGTCCACAATAAACAAGCTTTCATGACAAAATTCTGTTGTAATGAGACATCATATGTCATCACACCAGAATTCCACAAAAGTTTAAGGTCGTCTATCAGTGGCTGCATATACACATCAATTCTCCCTTTTGGATTAGAAGGGCCCGGAATTAAAACAGTTAAGAATAAGAACTCTCTTTTCATGCACATCCAAGGTGGAAGATTGTAAGGAGTAATAACCACTGGCCAACATGAATATGTTCTACCTGTTTTATCAAATGGTGCAAATCCATCAGCACACAACCCCAACCTCACATTTCGAGGGTCCTTTGCAAATTCAGGATAGCTTTCATCAAAATGCTTCCAAGCTTCTCCATCAGCTGGATGAGATAAATATCCATCGTCTCTTGTAACATCATGATGCCACCTCATTTGGCTTGCAGTTTGCATTGAGGAATATAGTCTTTGAAGCCTTGGGATAATAGGGAAATACCACATCTTTTTTAAAGGAACATCTCTAATCTTGCCATTTCTAGTGACACTTTTGTAACAGTTTTCGCCGCATATTTTACAATTACGGAGATTCTTATCTTCTGGATAGTAGTAAATCATACAACCATTTGGGCAGCAATGAATCTTTATGCAACCCAATCCAAGCTTTTCCACCGATTTCTTTGCACGATAGTAGTTTTTAGGCATTCGATTGTCATTTGGCAATGCTTTCCCCATAAACTCTACCCATTTATTAAAGCAATTCTGTGAGTTATTGAAGTCAGACTTTATACTTAATGCTTGTATTGCAGCTGACAGTTCTGAATAACTTTCACAACCGTGATACAAGGGAGCTTGTGCAGCTTTCAACATCTTAAAAAAACTTTCTGCTTGTGGGTCAGGATCCTCCCTTATTTGTTCTGGACAAGCAAACTCTTCTTGCTCAAGATAATAACCAAGAGATGGTCCAGCTGCATCCATTACCATTTGCTCAAAGTTATTGAAGTCTTCCCGTATCCCAATGCTTCCATAATAGGAGTTGTTTGAAACCACTGGCATAACCGAAGGCCTTTGTTCACCGTGGCTACTCCAGTAATAGTAATCCTCCTTAAACCCCTTCATACAAAGATGTTTCATGACATCGTCAACTGACTGAGGCTTTCTACACTTGCATATTTTACATGGGCATCTCAACTTTCCTACTTTTTTGAAATCATCTTGTGCACAAGCAAACTCAACAAACTCACAAACCCCGGCCAAAAACTCATCTGTAACTCTACTATTATCAGGACGCATCCTATTATCCATCCACTTGCGATGTTCAGGAATCTCCATTCTATATTGAAAAATTGGTAGCATGTTAGTTATAATAGTTAATagatttatgtgtttttatttctcATATTGATAATAGCTAGGggatacaataaaataaaatagaaaagcaTTCACATTCAAAAGTTCAATACGAACTGAACAAAATATTTAGTGctaattaataacaaaaatcaaaaacataaaactgtaaaaaaataaaaaaataaaaaagtagtaAATAGGATCATAATACTTAGTAGATAATTTCCAGCTTTCATAAAACAATAGTTCTGTCTAAGATTATTAGCATTTGGTTTCATCTTAATTTTAAGGTGAAAATCAGGTAATCCACATCCAGTAAAACATGGAAGTTGCAAtctaataacaaataaaatctcATTTAAGGTTCATTACCTGTCTGAAAAGAACGACAGGCTCCGATGGCTCAGATCTGACAAGCTCCTCTATAGATTTTGTGTAATTGGAAATCAAATCTCTGAAATAGAAGAAAACAACATGTATTTAGAATCTATGAACATAACCAAACAGAAATATCTAATACAATTTTTACAGACCTTCGTTGATTTTTACAGAATCTATGAAAACATGAAGTTGTAAAATTACCACAAAGTAAAGGAATTATGAATAAACTGAAATTCATATAGGAAAAACATTACAATTCTTTTTTTGAACAGAGTatctaagaaactaaaatgacataaaacacATGAAACGGGGAGAAGCCTTGATCCCATAACACCATTACCCTGTACAACACAGACACGATACAACACTAACACGTTGACGccgataataatttaagaaaatacgttgacatcaataataatttgagaaaatgaaacaaTTGAATGCAATCATTCTGAGATTTTGTACATACAGTATACTTTCGTTCAAACAACtttaaagaaaatgttgaagaatCTTAAGGTATCATCTAATGAACTCAACAATATAAATCCAATTAATAAaccttaaaaataatcaaaatacacatgaaaaaaaaattaagattttagaAACTTTCTCACCAATTTTTTACTCACGTGtaaacccaatttttttttaaccaaaaaaaaaacctcaattaTTTTCACA
Proteins encoded in this window:
- the LOC112419132 gene encoding uncharacterized protein — protein: MEIPEHRKWMDNRMRPDNSRVTDEFLAGVCEFVEFACAQDDFKKVGKLRCPCKICKCRKPQSVDDVMKHLCMKGFKEDYYYWSSHGEQRPSVMPVVSNNSYYGSIGIREDFNNFEQMVMDAAGPSLGYYLEQEEFACPEQIREDPDPQAESFFKMLKAAQAPLYHGCESYSELSAAIQALSIKSDFNNSQNCFNKWVEFMGKALPNDNRMPKNYYRAKKSVEKLGLGCIKIHCCPNGCMIYYYPEDKNLRNCKICGENCYKSVTRNGKIRDVPLKKMWYFPIIPRLQRLYSSMQTASQMRWHHDVTRDDGYLSHPADGEAWKHFDESYPEFAKDPRNVRLGLCADGFAPFDKTGRTYSCWPVVITPYNLPPWMCMKREFLFLTVLIPGPSNPKGRIDVYMQPLIDDLKLLWNSGVMTYDVSLQQNFVMKACLLWTINDFPAYGMLSGWMTMGRLACPICMESTKAFTLQHSHKTTFFDCHRQFLSPDHCYRRNKTAFRKSKDETSSPPKRLTGEEMWERVKDLPSIIGPPYDDFPGYGLLHNWTKQTIFWQLPYWKTNLLPHNLDVMHIERNVFLNILYTVMDTKGKTKDTFNARLDLADICRRKDLELQDVGGGKLKKPKAKYTLTKQQRLSVCEWVRKLKLPDGYASTLCRCVDLREAKLFGMKSHDCHVFMQRLLPIAFRSLPDPIWNTLTEFSQFFRELTSPILKKENLHVMEKNIPIILCKLEQIFPPSFFDSMEHLLIHLPYEARVGGPVQYRWMYPFERFIRTLKDKVTNSSSVEGSICEAYLVEEASTFASYYYPPDVTCRRTRVPRNDDGGESCSIRQPLSIFNYLGRPSGKCTTYFLQDKEMKAAHLYVLLNCPEVEPFLSMYTDMLQDLGVADSEVDKVISTSFPNWFSEYVSKNHVEDNFLRSLAWGPKRKVNKWSVYYVNGYKFNTIDHGNGMSTTNCGVSVQGGEDGEIDNDYYGVLTDIVEVYYTGWPIKTLVLFKCDWFDPTLNQGKKVDSYGNVEVRASRKYKHYDPFIFAQQAKQVYFTQYPEGKKDWLAVIKTKARSTIQTLEDSKPEKEVPYQDESITQSHVTIENDNLEGSLVDLVGEVEEAYGPFLDEVTFEWDKDIEVEDSAKEDDDDDDDDDETYSD